One genomic region from Danio aesculapii chromosome 24, fDanAes4.1, whole genome shotgun sequence encodes:
- the eif1b gene encoding eukaryotic translation initiation factor 1b has product MSNIQNLQSFDPFADATKGDDLLPAGTEDKIHIRIQQRNGRKTLTTVQGIADDYDKKKLVKAFKKKFACNGTVIEHPEYGEVIQLQGDQRKNICQFLLEINIVKEEQLKVHGF; this is encoded by the exons ATGTCCAATATACAGAACCTCCAGTCCTTCG ATCCCTTTGCTGATGCAACTAAGGGTGACGACTTGCTCCCGGCGGGGACGGAGGATAAAATCCACATAAGGATTCAGCAACGAAACGGCCGTAAAACGCTGACCACAGTGCAAGGCATTGCTGATGATTATGATAAAAAGAAGCTTGTGAAAGCCTTCAAAAAG AAATTTGCCTGCAATGGGACAGTGATCGAGCACCCGGAGTATGGAGAGGTGATTCAGTTACAGGGAGACCAGAGGAAGAATATCTGTCAGTTTCTGCTGGAG ATCAACATTGTAAAAGAGGAGCAGTTGAAGGTTCATGGTTTTTAA